Sequence from the Crassostrea angulata isolate pt1a10 chromosome 9, ASM2561291v2, whole genome shotgun sequence genome:
TAGAGTTCTAAGCCTGATTTGTTACATGAAATAGATTAAGTTCATTCATTACTCTGAAGAAACAATTATCAAACTATTTAACTACTTGAAATTAATTCCTCTTGTAtaacttattttcatatatatccaTGATAATGTTTGCATCTTCTAGTTTAAATAAGTTTCAGGAATAAACTACAtattatgttaacatgtacatacaggtaataataaataacaattacatgGATATATAACTAATGTATGAATTACAATCACAATGCAATAGATATAAACTGAATTAACAATTTAATATGACGTGTGTGATACAACAAAAATAAGTAAGGTATACTTAGATCTCATTGAAACCTGTATGATACCTAACACATATATACTACATCAATGATGATGACTgagacttacctgtcagagcgtcctgtctggtgatatacctgtagacacacaccttgttgtcccgtgatccgacccagagacggtgagtgttgactTCATAACTCAGGCTCCGTGGTTCACCCATCTCTTGTGATTttgtcagtagatgtgacaggaactgaccgtccctGTCCAACATCTGTACTGTGTTGGTTACATTActacacaccaggatgtgtgacagcgcgtcagtacagattccacgtGGTTGTAGTCCTATTCCTGATGGATGGCCTGTGTAGGAGAAccgatgtcttcctccacgctctgtcaccactactaCACCAGGCCAATAGTCAGACACCAcaacatccccattgttgttctctgttatatagctaGGTTGTCTATACAGTCCCCATCCTGTGTTGTCATGTTCTATGGTTTGTGTCAGTTGTCCACTCTTGTTGTACCGGGTCACCTTGCCTGTTTTCGTGCCTGTCTTTGTAAAATTGTAAcacatcccgaccagtagatccccagtggacggggaccagtacacacaccgtgGTTCCCATATAGagtctgttctctctataaatgtggtggttgttttcatatcctttgacagtaTGTTGATGTTATCattcctatctatataaatcagttcacagtcactgttcactgtgtgtaatcctCTATACATGTTAACACATAAGCCACTACATAATTCCTTCAaacgatgtagagggacacctgttgtgtctgtcaagaTGAGTTTGTTTCTCcaatcactgacccagacccggtctgatttcacacaggaaatgtgataaCAACGATCAACACCTGTCACTGTGAGAGAGAGATGGAACTCAGGACCAgacgtcagtttcagcagacactggtttactacgcgtcggtttcctctctctgtgatttggattgcactcagtgactccatcacatcctccttgttgattgacccagtcatggagagctggctggtgtggagtgtaGGATGTATCTGGGGAAGGGCTGTCTTTATGGAGGAGAGGAATTGTAGCGGTCTGATTACTCTCCTCTGTTCATAAATGTGTACATATCTCTGTAGGCTGACAATATGTATGATCATTTCTCTCTTCTGTTTTaaacatctgtgtttgaaatcaaagtcaCAGAACACATTACACATGAAATCTTTCTGTAAATAGTCAATGAGATGCTTCAGTTTCTGggcctttgttaacatctctGATTGATAGAGAAAGAATTTTGCGCGACAGGTTTTGAAATCAGATTTGATTCGTGGCAGAagaacaggtctgtaaaagagagcctcACTTCTGATGGTGTGAATGGTTCCTTTGTGTTGTTGTCGCTTTGTCTTGTAAGCTCTTCTAACAAGTGATTGTCGGTGATTTCTATGCTGTGTGCAATAGAAACAGACAGGAACTTGACACGGTTCACAGTACTTTCTATAAACATAGATAGGATGTCTCACACAGATAGGATGTCTCACACACATCTCTTGTGTTGAGATGTAGTTTATTTTATCACGGTATGACACAACATCATGGTCAATTGTTTTGAGATCTTTTACATGGTTTTCTTTACACTGGGGACACATATCAAATGGACACGATACACAATAGTACTCTGTGTCCCCCGGACACTTAGAACACTGATGCACTTTAAATGGAATGCTTGCTGTTTCCATTGTGTGGAGGGACTAGGTCCCAAAATCACAAcctattcaataaaaaataaagtgtttAAAATGAAGTCAACCACATTCTTTCCacagatattttttataaaatgttttcatttaaagtatGTTTCTTTAAGGtaataatatattattcatACAAAGATAATAATGATTCATATCAATATTGATCCATCAATATAGCTCTGGGTACAGAAAGACTCAACTTGTTAAAGAAATGGcccaaaaataatatgattgacatgaatgtgtgtgtgtgtgtgtgtgtgtgtgtgtgtgtgtgtgagagagagagagagagagagagagagagagagagagagagagagagagagagcaagaaCAAGAATTCTCTCTCTGTATATCCCTCAAAATTTTCTTGCTTAGCTTTAACTTATGTTTCTCATTATTTCTTTCATTCTCTATCTCTCTTTGGTTTTCTGTTTTTTCACACAGTTGCTTCCTCTGAGAGAGAAAGACAGTTTCATTGCTAAacgtattctctctctctctctctttctctctctctcctctctctgtATATCTCTTTTCTTGCTTAGCCTGTTTCTCATTCCTTCTTTCATTCTATATTCCTTTATCAATATTTCTCTGCTTTCATACATGTTTGCTTTTtttacaagagagagagagagagagagagagagagagagagagagagagagagagagagagagagagagagtgagagttAGCAGAGAGCAAATGGGATATGGAATTGAGAGACTCTCTGCTAAACATGTACCCATTCTCTATGACTCCcactttctctttctctcactCTCAGTGACTTTCTCTGATAAACATGTACTGGTTCTATTgatctctcctctctctctctctcctctctctctctctctctctctctctctttctctctctcattttctCTGAATGTCTCTGTTTAACATATAATCCTGTTTTCTTTCGTTTTATCCCTCTGTCTGTCCCTTTCTCACTCTCTAgaacatttttaagattttagGACAAGTATTTTCGGTCGCTCTGATGTGGGAGAGGGGAATCCCCCCCTAAAATAATTACCttgctattattgcatttcaaacacaatttaCCTATAACCTAGACCCCCAAACCCCCTTTTAATTTTTAcgtctacttcaatttttagacaCAACCCTGTTATCCCTCTTTCTTAAAATTTCTCTcctttcagagagagagagagagagagagagagagagaaagagagagagaaagagaaagagggAGAGAGGGTtcggctgtttaactgtttggtttgatttgGGGTACATAAGGCGGTCAGAAATGATATTGCGCATAACAGTGCAtcgttttcacaaatttttaccggcgaatacttaatggacttggcgaaattacataagataaaataaagagtattattttaccgaCTTTGTATTTAacttctatatcaactataacGTTATAGTTTAAATTTCTTCAGagtctgttcttttatctctgattgaAGCaagacatctcgtttacaatagttctgaaatagttgtgtgcttggaagctttcgtAGAATAATACGAACCGGTAGGGGAGGTGTATTGCTTTTGCAATACTTTCAGAATGCTTGTCCTCTTAGTTTAATTGCTaaactttctctctctctctttccccCTCTCTCTGATTTTCTCCGTTTAACATGTAATCtcgatttttctttttttatctctATCTTTTTCTCACTTTCTAGAACACTTTTTCAGAccggttctctctctctctctctctctctctctcttaacagTTACCCTTGTATCTCTTTTCTTTCTATCTCTCTATCTGTCTATCTCTCAAAATTTGCTTGCTTATTTTGTTTCTCATTTCTTCTTTCATTCATACACCCTTTCTCAACATTTCTCTGCTTTCATACATGTTTGCTTtctcggagagagagagagagagagagagagagagagagagagagagagagagagagagagagggaaggGATTGAGAGACTTCCTCTAATAAACATGTACTGGTACCACTTTCTTTCTATGCTCTCCCACTCTGTATGACATGCTCTTATAAACATGTACTGGTTCTACTGGCTGAGTATTGGACTGTGACCTATGACTGGAATTTAtccttaccctggctgagtatttgactgtggccaaTGACTGGCTTTCCCtattaccctggctgagtatttgactgtcgTCTACGAATGactttcccccttaccctggctaGGTATTTGACTGTTGCCTACGACTGGCTTTCCtccttaccctggctgagtcTTTGACTGTGGTCTACGACAGGCTTTtccccttaccctggctgagtatttgactttGGCCTATCACTGCCTTTCCCCATTACCCTGGCTGAGTGTGTGACTGTAGTCCATGACTGGCTTTCCCtcttaccctggctgagtatatGACTGTGGTCTATGAATGAatttcccccttaccctggctgagtatttgactgtggtctaTGAATGAATTTccccccttaccctggctgagtatttgaatGTCGTCTATGATTGACATCCCCCCTTACTCTGggtgagtatttgactgtggcctacaagtggctttcccccttacccaGGATGAGTATTTGATTGTGGCCTACGATTGGTTTCATGTACCCAGAATGGGTATTTGACTGTCCTTGGGGAAGATAATTTGACAATATCCTACCTTTGACATAACCACAAGGATATATTTTTCCTTCCTTTCACAAAACAGACCTTAAATAAGGATGAGGGCAATAGTTATTTTGTCAATACCTTGGTAAGAAATTGATGTTGACCTTGGctaacacaatgactactgCCCTCATATCTATTTAAGAGCTGTATTCTACATGTATGATGTCTATTAATGACACAAAACGACAGACGAGTGATAGCAATAGGTACTgcatatgtatattgtttttcTTGACTTCACCACTGTATCTCCATGTATCATACACTTAAAAACCTATAAAGAGACCACACAATTCTACACAccagtacatgtaaaacaaagtaatattatacagcaaatttcaattaaaacatataGGAAAGCAAAagtactgagagagagagagagagagagagagagagagagagagagagagagagagagagagagagagagagagagagagagaattacaCTAATCGTTATCTACCGGTAACTTGTGTGTTTGGAACTGTTTTGTAATAATCAAGATAATTAATTACTCTATGCATTTCTAGCttaattaaacatgttaaaacatgaatataatgatttaagaaaagaagtataaattgtacatttgttaaaaacttgGCTTGGTTAAAGTACATTTGTATTGGTGAAAAGGGGAACAACTCAGTGAGACTGTTTAATTAAAAGCGGTAGTGCCCCAAATCTCCCAGAAAGCTCAATCAAccttcatatttgtatttaaacaGATAATCAACAATCAAATCATCAATTTATACTATTACTGAAAGAATAGAGAGGGATCAgttgaataaaatgtaattaaaaatgatCAGCAACACCACGCTGAACCTCAGATTCAGTAGTGTCAGAGAAGGTTACCTCTAATCTAAATCACAGTTTGAATGTAATGTATACAGTTGTCAGTCAATTCACCCAACCTATATCATTGTTGGTAATGAATGATTAGCTGAATAAATTACTGCTgtatcataattaaaaaaaataaatttaatgttaatactATACCACATTTATTAATGTTTTTCCAAAACTGTTCAGTTACTTCTACCTTGAATGAGGACGAAACAcctaaaaactaaaacaaaatatcaatgtatGCCATAAACATTAATGCATCGTTTGCTTTATATTatgcattgttttatttataagttCAAATCAGActgttaactacatgtaaactTTAAATAACACATCAGCCTTTCTATGgaaatccttttttttattacatgtatttgaaaaaaagttgacAGAATTGGAAAAACTACAAATGATTTGTTGATATATTCCAGATTATCAGATCAAAACATATGCGaaacatgaattttaaataagGCCACAACATAGTATTCATTCAGGAAATGcttaaaatgcttaaaaaatggatttttacaaCCAATTTTACAGTTTACAACTGTTTCTAAAATTAATAAAGGTCCACATGGtatgttgatatatatattgttgATTACTATAGACCCTTTCACGGTAACTGtggtactgctcttttgcagggcagattgacatagtttggtgaaatatgacgtaacgtcaataCGTCTGTTTCGAGATAGCCTCCCTTGACGTAACTCTTCGCGCACGGAGGTAAATTTTGTCTCGGAGTAAACCAGAAGGTGGGACAGATTTGTTTATAGTGACAACTATGCCGGTTTATCGCTGCTGCGTGCCAGAATGCATATCTTCAACAAAAAAACTACAAGATTTGGATAAATATCCACACATGAAAgatgttacttttttttatttgtctaaAAAGTCAGACCAAAGAAGATGAAACCAATGGATAAGGCTCATCAGACGGGAGAAGTCTTGGGTGCCAAACAAATATACACGCATTTGTTCTTGCCATTTTGAGCCCGGCTCAAAAACTCCgacattaaaatttatttcatacaaCAATTTCACAAAATCGTCTTATACTAGGTgtatatgttaataaataacTCATAATAAGGTAATATTGACTGTTGAATATTGGCAAACTTAACGAGCATTCCCGTGCGAGATGAAATTCatgattataataaatttaatgaaccgTTCAGGAAGTTTCATGATGTATTCATGACTGGTTCATAACTGGTTCATAAAGGTggttcatgaattttattcatgaatatattcttaaa
This genomic interval carries:
- the LOC128162548 gene encoding uncharacterized protein LOC128162548, with product METASIPFKVHQCSKCPGDTEYYCVSCPFDMCPQCKENHVKDLKTIDHDVVSYRDKINYISTQEMCVRHPICVRHPIYVYRKYCEPCQVPVCFYCTQHRNHRQSLVRRAYKTKRQQHKGTIHTIRSEALFYRPVLLPRIKSDFKTCRAKFFLYQSEMLTKAQKLKHLIDYLQKDFMCNVFCDFDFKHRCLKQKREMIIHIVSLQRYVHIYEQRRVIRPLQFLSSIKTALPQIHPTLHTSQLSMTGSINKEDVMESLSAIQITERGNRRVVNQCLLKLTSGPEFHLSLTVTGVDRCYHISCVKSDRVWVSDWRNKLILTDTTGVPLHRLKELCSGLCVNMYRGLHTVNSDCELIYIDRNDNINILSKDMKTTTTFIERTDSIWEPRCVYWSPSTGDLLVGMCYNFTKTGTKTGKVTRYNKSGQLTQTIEHDNTGWGLYRQPSYITENNNGDVVVSDYWPGVVVVTERGGRHRFSYTGHPSGIGLQPRGICTDALSHILVCSNVTNTVQMLDRDGQFLSHLLTKSQEMGEPRSLSYEVNTHRLWVGSRDNKVCVYRYITRQDALTDQSHVMESLSGIPTPGTEKPQQGHQCLLKLMSPPELLHTLTVRDGGGCDHISCVTSDRVWVSDRNNLILTDTTGVPLHLVEDSRCGLYDGKGSHTVNSESELIYIDRNCNINKLSNDMKTTTTFIEGTDSTWRPRCVYWSPSTGDLLVGMCYNHTVTGKGTRTWTGKVTQYNQSGQLTQTIQHNSTGRGLYRQPLYITKNNNGDVVVSDYDDVYESGAVVVTERGGRHRFSYTGHPSEIGLQPRGICTDALSHILVCDGKTETVQMLDKDGQFLSHLLTKSQEMGVPRSLSYDVNTHRLWVGSYKKVCVYRYITRQDALTDGHRPRPDGGAMFR